Proteins encoded together in one Chryseobacterium sp. G0201 window:
- a CDS encoding single-stranded DNA-binding protein, giving the protein MSLRNKVTLIGYTGKEVEIVNFDSGAVKATVSLATTEHYTNAKGEKVEETQWHNLVAFGKVTEIFQKYVPKGKEIAIEGKLTYRSYDDKDGVKRYITEIRVDEILLLGGK; this is encoded by the coding sequence ATGTCACTAAGAAACAAAGTAACCCTGATCGGTTATACAGGGAAAGAAGTAGAAATTGTAAACTTTGATAGTGGGGCTGTAAAGGCAACTGTGTCTTTAGCAACAACTGAGCATTATACCAATGCAAAAGGTGAAAAAGTAGAAGAAACACAATGGCACAATCTGGTGGCTTTCGGGAAGGTTACAGAGATCTTTCAAAAATATGTTCCCAAAGGAAAAGAGATCGCTATTGAAGGAAAATTAACGTACAGATCTTATGATGATAAAGATGGAGTGAAAAGATATATTACTGAGATTAGAGTAGATGAGATCTTATTATTAGGAGGCAAATAA
- a CDS encoding KTSC domain-containing protein: protein MKRVGEHRKLLGVDKTVTLKELKTIYRNTMKDTHPDKFVNDEAGKLEAEEKSKSIIEAYHFLVSINEETQEKYKEEYTETITKSNIQDFYLEKSILKVQHLNGKMFEYIGVPRNTYIKMVNADSPSRFARRHIYGNFIFRKSGEVMAD from the coding sequence ATGAAAAGAGTTGGTGAGCACAGAAAGCTTCTTGGGGTTGATAAAACCGTTACGTTGAAAGAATTAAAAACAATTTACAGGAATACGATGAAAGATACGCATCCTGATAAATTTGTGAATGATGAAGCTGGCAAACTGGAAGCTGAAGAAAAAAGCAAATCTATTATTGAAGCGTACCACTTTTTGGTGAGCATCAACGAAGAAACGCAGGAAAAATATAAAGAAGAATATACTGAGACGATCACAAAATCTAATATTCAGGATTTTTATTTGGAGAAATCTATTTTGAAAGTTCAGCATTTGAACGGGAAAATGTTTGAATATATTGGAGTTCCAAGAAATACCTATATCAAAATGGTGAATGCAGATTCTCCAAGCCGCTTCGCAAGAAGACACATCTATGGAAATTTTATCTTTAGAAAGTCTGGTGAGGTGATGGCTGATTAA
- the nudK gene encoding GDP-mannose pyrophosphatase NudK — protein sequence MQNSKVKILKTEILSDNWYTLNKITFEKTKRDGSSEIQSREAYDRGNGATILLYNKDQNTVILTKQFRLPTYINGNSDGMLIETCAGLLDNDNPEECIKRETEEETGYKISKVEKVFESYMSPGSVTEILHFFIAEYSKEMKTTDGGGLEEEGEDIEVLELSFDETLAMIDSGEIKDAKTIMLLQHVRVKNIM from the coding sequence ATGCAAAATAGCAAAGTAAAGATCTTAAAAACAGAAATTTTATCGGACAATTGGTATACTTTAAATAAAATCACCTTCGAAAAAACAAAAAGAGACGGCTCCTCAGAGATTCAAAGCCGTGAAGCCTATGACAGAGGAAATGGGGCTACAATTTTACTCTATAATAAAGATCAAAATACTGTTATTTTGACTAAACAATTTCGATTACCTACTTACATCAATGGCAACTCAGACGGAATGCTTATTGAAACATGTGCCGGATTATTAGACAACGACAATCCCGAAGAATGCATAAAAAGGGAAACCGAAGAAGAAACCGGCTACAAGATCTCAAAAGTTGAAAAAGTTTTTGAATCTTACATGTCGCCAGGTTCAGTAACTGAAATTCTACATTTCTTCATAGCTGAATATTCTAAGGAAATGAAAACCACTGACGGCGGCGGACTTGAGGAGGAAGGAGAAGATATTGAAGTTTTAGAGCTTTCTTTTGATGAAACCCTAGCGATGATAGATTCTGGCGAGATCAAGGATGCTAAGACGATTATGCTGTTGCAGCATGTGAGGGTGAAAAATATTATGTAG
- the dcm gene encoding DNA (cytosine-5-)-methyltransferase, producing MKYSDIKERLKFEVVKETENNLAYLTHYFQNPKNGISQYYKPNAEKHLYKIYDKLDIVEEPNFQTYLPIKWDVPFPPPKNSKFNFIDLFAGIGGIRLAFQNLGGKCVFTSEWDKFSKQTYDTNFGEVPFGDVTKINEENIPDHDILLAGFPCQPFSIAGVSKKNSLGRAHGFLDATQGTLFFDVARIIDYKRPKVFLLENVKNLVSHDKGNTFRVIRETLEGLGYNIHCKVLDGKHFVPQHRERIIIVGFDTKVFNREENFQFPKMPEKKFAIKDILENNVDPKYTLSDKLWNYLQEYAKKHKAKGNGFGFGLTDLNGISRTLSARYYKDGAEILIPQEGKNPRRLTPRECARLQGFPDNFIIPVSDNQAYKQFGNSVTVPLMDSIAKQIIKSFL from the coding sequence ATGAAGTATTCAGACATAAAAGAGAGATTAAAATTTGAAGTTGTTAAAGAGACTGAAAACAATTTAGCTTACCTTACACATTATTTTCAAAACCCTAAAAATGGTATTTCACAATATTACAAGCCTAATGCTGAGAAACATCTATACAAAATATACGACAAACTTGATATTGTAGAAGAACCAAATTTTCAAACTTATTTACCAATTAAATGGGATGTCCCATTTCCTCCACCTAAAAATTCTAAGTTTAATTTTATTGATTTATTTGCAGGAATCGGAGGTATCAGATTAGCATTTCAAAATTTAGGTGGCAAATGTGTTTTCACAAGTGAATGGGATAAATTTTCTAAGCAGACTTATGATACTAATTTTGGAGAAGTACCTTTTGGAGATGTAACAAAGATTAATGAAGAAAACATTCCAGATCATGATATTCTATTAGCAGGATTTCCTTGTCAGCCTTTTTCAATTGCTGGGGTATCTAAAAAAAATTCACTTGGAAGAGCACACGGGTTTTTAGATGCAACTCAAGGAACATTATTTTTTGATGTAGCTAGAATTATAGATTATAAAAGACCTAAAGTATTTCTTTTAGAAAATGTAAAAAATCTCGTTTCACATGATAAGGGAAATACATTCAGAGTCATAAGAGAAACATTAGAAGGTCTAGGTTATAACATTCACTGTAAAGTCCTTGATGGAAAACATTTTGTTCCGCAACACAGAGAACGTATTATTATTGTTGGATTTGACACCAAAGTCTTTAACCGAGAAGAAAATTTTCAATTCCCTAAAATGCCAGAAAAAAAATTTGCAATTAAAGATATTTTAGAAAATAATGTAGATCCCAAATATACATTATCTGATAAACTTTGGAATTACTTACAAGAGTATGCAAAAAAACATAAAGCTAAGGGAAATGGTTTTGGATTTGGTTTGACGGATTTAAACGGAATTTCAAGAACATTGAGTGCTAGATATTATAAAGATGGAGCTGAAATTCTTATACCTCAAGAGGGAAAAAACCCAAGAAGGCTTACTCCTAGAGAATGCGCCAGATTACAGGGTTTTCCTGATAATTTTATTATTCCTGTTTCAGATAATCAAGCATATAAGCAATTTGGAAATTCTGTCACAGTTCCACTTATGGATTCTATCGCTAAACAAATAATTAAATCTTTTCTATAA
- a CDS encoding Crp/Fnr family transcriptional regulator, protein MYLDEKILSIILSDFEQEKFGAKELLIEEGKIARKFYYVEKGVTRGWLNNDGKEITFQFMFEGAFISSWESLFYSSPSLYNIETIEPVLVYSASLEEFRQKMENNPYIKDFYYNNLQQRLLKYQKLFISRIKDTPEERYNQLFEESPEIIRRIPQHYIASYLGITSVSLSRIRSRR, encoded by the coding sequence ATGTATCTTGATGAAAAAATTCTCTCTATCATACTCAGTGATTTTGAACAGGAAAAATTCGGAGCTAAGGAACTGCTGATCGAAGAAGGCAAGATCGCCCGAAAATTTTACTACGTTGAAAAGGGAGTTACGAGAGGCTGGCTCAATAATGACGGGAAGGAAATCACCTTTCAGTTTATGTTTGAAGGCGCTTTTATTTCGTCCTGGGAAAGTCTTTTTTATAGTTCGCCAAGTCTTTATAACATTGAAACAATAGAACCTGTCCTAGTTTACAGTGCTTCTCTTGAAGAGTTCAGACAAAAAATGGAAAACAATCCTTACATCAAAGATTTCTATTACAATAATTTGCAGCAAAGACTTTTAAAATATCAAAAACTATTTATTTCAAGAATAAAAGATACCCCTGAAGAGCGATACAATCAATTATTTGAGGAATCACCTGAGATTATCCGCAGAATTCCGCAGCATTATATTGCTTCTTATTTGGGGATTACCTCTGTGTCTTTGAGTAGGATCAGGAGTAGAAGATGA
- a CDS encoding HPP family protein, producing the protein MKKTIKRTFRVSKYVIYKETLVDYKEHFWSFLGAFFGIGIIAFIQSYQLLQAENVFLIGSFGASSVLIYGAIQSPLAQPRNLIGGHVLSAIVGVTIYKIVPDIIWLSAPLAVAFSIILMQYTKTLHPPGGATALIAVSSTGKIPELGYWYVISPVLSGCIILLIVALFFNNLTANRSYPTHNRLIKLLRKKHTHRMKK; encoded by the coding sequence ATGAAGAAGACAATAAAAAGAACATTCAGAGTCTCAAAATATGTGATTTATAAAGAAACGCTGGTTGATTATAAAGAGCATTTCTGGTCGTTTTTAGGAGCATTTTTTGGAATTGGAATTATTGCATTCATCCAGTCTTATCAGTTATTACAGGCGGAAAATGTATTTCTGATCGGTTCTTTTGGGGCATCAAGTGTGTTGATCTACGGAGCCATTCAAAGTCCGTTGGCACAGCCCAGAAATTTAATTGGCGGTCATGTACTTTCTGCCATTGTCGGCGTTACGATTTATAAAATTGTCCCTGATATTATTTGGTTATCCGCTCCGTTAGCAGTTGCATTTTCGATCATATTAATGCAATACACGAAAACTCTGCATCCACCGGGCGGTGCAACAGCTTTGATCGCTGTAAGCTCAACCGGAAAGATCCCTGAATTAGGGTATTGGTACGTGATTTCCCCTGTTTTGTCGGGTTGTATTATATTATTGATTGTTGCACTATTTTTCAACAATCTCACGGCAAACAGAAGCTACCCTACCCACAACAGGCTGATCAAATTATTAAGAAAAAAACATACACACAGAATGAAAAAGTAA
- a CDS encoding TIGR01777 family oxidoreductase → MKEVVLITGANGMVAQELSKKLEKEYSVRFLTRKKKRDNDYEWDIKNGKIDESAFENVAHIIHLAGANISEKRWTDDRKKELISSRVDSAKLLLDTLRKKNSKLKSFISASGINYYGTKTTEKIYTEDDAPGNDFLSEVVVLWERSADDFKEQNLAERVVKIRTAVVLSEKEGALKKMLPTIELGIGSPLGSGKQYMPWIHVKDICSIYEFALKNSNIEGAYNANSPQHTTNENLTTKIAEVVKKPLFMPNVPSFVLKLIFGELADALLEGSRASSQKIQDAGFQFEFTDLKGALEDLLKKK, encoded by the coding sequence ATGAAAGAAGTTGTTTTGATCACAGGAGCCAATGGAATGGTTGCCCAAGAGCTCTCAAAAAAGCTTGAAAAAGAATATTCCGTCCGATTTTTAACCCGAAAAAAAAAGCGCGATAATGATTATGAATGGGACATAAAAAATGGAAAGATCGATGAATCTGCCTTTGAAAATGTAGCCCATATTATTCATTTAGCTGGCGCCAACATTTCCGAAAAACGCTGGACTGATGATCGAAAGAAAGAGTTAATTTCAAGCCGTGTAGATTCTGCAAAATTGCTTTTAGACACTTTAAGGAAAAAAAATAGTAAACTTAAATCTTTCATTTCAGCTTCAGGAATTAATTATTACGGAACCAAAACAACAGAAAAAATTTACACAGAAGATGACGCACCCGGAAATGATTTTCTAAGTGAAGTTGTTGTTCTTTGGGAAAGATCTGCTGATGATTTTAAAGAACAGAATCTTGCTGAAAGAGTTGTAAAAATACGTACAGCGGTGGTGCTTTCAGAAAAAGAAGGCGCTTTAAAAAAGATGTTGCCTACGATAGAATTGGGTATCGGTTCGCCTCTCGGAAGCGGAAAACAGTACATGCCTTGGATTCATGTGAAGGATATTTGCTCTATTTATGAATTTGCTTTAAAAAATTCAAATATAGAAGGCGCTTACAATGCCAACTCACCACAACATACAACAAACGAAAATTTAACTACGAAAATTGCAGAAGTGGTTAAAAAGCCATTATTTATGCCAAATGTTCCGAGTTTTGTTTTAAAATTGATATTTGGAGAATTGGCAGACGCTTTGCTGGAAGGTTCTAGAGCATCTTCACAAAAAATTCAGGATGCAGGATTTCAGTTTGAATTCACAGATTTGAAGGGAGCGTTGGAAGATCTGTTAAAAAAGAAATAA
- a CDS encoding HRDC domain-containing protein yields the protein MMKVKVFKVRLPEEFLYQDQETLDRFLESHEIIKVETAFVSDENYWSVILYFEELRLKQTLNIVKETKTAKYSLEDDTLSYDEEKILDALKLWRSEKAKEQNLPTYFIATNKELMSVAKYKPAKKEELLDIKGFGKHKIENYGEEILEILESI from the coding sequence ATGATGAAAGTAAAAGTTTTTAAAGTAAGGTTACCTGAAGAATTTCTTTATCAGGATCAGGAAACGCTTGACCGTTTTCTTGAATCTCATGAAATCATTAAAGTAGAAACTGCATTTGTATCTGATGAAAATTATTGGTCTGTTATTCTATATTTTGAAGAATTAAGGCTAAAACAAACTTTAAATATTGTAAAAGAAACCAAAACAGCCAAATATTCTCTCGAAGATGATACACTTAGCTACGATGAAGAGAAAATTTTAGATGCCTTAAAGTTATGGCGCTCAGAAAAAGCAAAAGAACAAAATCTGCCTACATACTTTATTGCAACCAATAAAGAACTAATGTCTGTTGCCAAATATAAGCCCGCAAAAAAAGAAGAGTTACTCGATATCAAAGGTTTCGGAAAACATAAAATTGAAAATTATGGTGAAGAAATATTAGAAATTCTCGAAAGTATCTGA
- a CDS encoding MvaI/BcnI family restriction endonuclease, with product MANRSADRLLFLSVSSNGIILGYVVSPDDKISEEFSKHEIDDIFGVFNIIELTKTANNKKKLLNELYRIHELDWIKSKRLDSYGNILDCLSSNCGGYTLEAELGITPNGYSEPDYLGWEIKQFGVKNFNKIDSSIITLMTPEPTDGLYKVEGAREFLIQHGYKDKTGREDRINFGGIHKAGICHSSTNLELQLIGFDKESGKIRNSNGKIALIDKLGNDVASWSFSSMLLHWNRKHNQACYIPSMLDKAVEQKYKYGNEILLGTGTDFQLFLQQMDLGNIYYDPGIKMENASTKPKIKKRSQFRIKSKFLKELYKKNEIVKLPFIE from the coding sequence ATGGCAAATCGTTCAGCTGATAGATTATTGTTCTTAAGTGTATCTTCAAATGGTATAATTCTTGGCTATGTTGTATCTCCAGATGATAAAATTTCAGAAGAATTTAGTAAACATGAAATTGACGATATTTTTGGAGTATTTAATATTATAGAATTAACTAAAACGGCAAATAATAAGAAAAAATTATTAAACGAATTATACAGAATTCATGAATTAGATTGGATTAAATCTAAACGATTAGATTCATATGGAAATATTCTTGACTGTCTATCTTCAAACTGTGGAGGATATACACTTGAGGCGGAACTTGGTATAACTCCAAATGGATATTCTGAACCAGATTACTTGGGATGGGAAATCAAACAGTTTGGTGTTAAAAATTTCAATAAAATTGATTCTTCAATAATAACTCTAATGACACCAGAACCTACAGATGGTTTATATAAAGTTGAAGGGGCTAGAGAATTTTTAATACAACACGGCTATAAAGACAAAACAGGAAGAGAGGATAGGATAAATTTTGGGGGAATTCACAAAGCTGGCATATGTCATAGCTCCACAAATTTAGAATTGCAACTCATTGGTTTTGATAAAGAAAGTGGAAAAATTAGAAACTCTAATGGGAAAATTGCTTTAATAGATAAGTTAGGAAATGATGTAGCATCTTGGAGCTTTTCTTCTATGCTACTACATTGGAATAGAAAACATAATCAAGCATGTTATATCCCTTCAATGTTAGATAAAGCTGTAGAACAAAAATATAAGTATGGAAATGAAATATTATTAGGAACTGGAACAGATTTTCAACTATTCTTACAACAAATGGACTTAGGAAATATTTACTATGATCCTGGAATTAAAATGGAGAATGCCTCAACTAAACCTAAAATAAAAAAAAGAAGTCAATTCAGAATTAAATCTAAATTTCTGAAAGAATTATATAAAAAAAATGAAATAGTGAAATTACCATTTATCGAATAG
- a CDS encoding Lrp/AsnC family transcriptional regulator, translating to MERLDEKDLQLLRILQKNAKLTVKELAKEVNLSPSPVFERMKRLEQDGYIKHYAAVLEAEKLNRGFTVFCQVKLKIHDRSVGNEFVKDILQIDEVAECYNISGDFDFLLKVQVRDMKHYQDFVFNKLGSVDSIGSTHSTFVMAEVKNIYGVNI from the coding sequence GTGGAAAGACTGGATGAAAAGGATCTTCAACTGTTAAGAATCCTCCAAAAAAACGCAAAATTGACTGTAAAGGAGTTGGCTAAAGAAGTTAATCTTTCACCATCACCTGTTTTTGAGCGAATGAAAAGGCTGGAACAAGACGGTTATATTAAACATTACGCAGCCGTTTTGGAAGCCGAAAAATTGAATCGTGGTTTTACCGTTTTTTGTCAGGTCAAACTGAAAATTCATGACCGTTCTGTAGGAAATGAATTTGTCAAAGATATTTTACAGATCGATGAAGTGGCTGAATGTTATAATATTTCTGGAGATTTCGATTTTTTACTAAAGGTTCAGGTAAGGGATATGAAACATTATCAGGATTTTGTGTTCAATAAGTTGGGCTCTGTAGATTCCATCGGAAGTACGCATAGTACTTTTGTGATGGCGGAAGTGAAGAATATTTATGGGGTGAATATTTAG
- the metE gene encoding 5-methyltetrahydropteroyltriglutamate--homocysteine S-methyltransferase, whose amino-acid sequence MQTHILGYPRIGSNRELKKACENYWSGKIVLDELLEVGKTISQSNWKLQQEAGIDLIPCNDFSYYDQVLDMTLTVGAIPERYQEIAFKKSELDLYFAMARGFQKDGLDITAMEMTKWFDTNYHYIVPEFNKNQEFTLFSNKIIQEFISAKQAGINAKPVIIGLLTYLLLGKEKEEGFDKLDLAQNLVQVYIQILKELENHGAEYIQFDEPFLALDLNEKAKETYQLIYAEIRKQFPNLKFIVATYFDGLKDNLSLVTSLPIDVLHIDLIRSPEQLDEVLQTIPNTLSLSLGIVDGRNIWKNDFSQSLHFIKKAVEKIGSERVFIAPSCSLLHSPFDLDSEKNEDILSPEIKQWMAFAKQKVHEIVTLKKLASENPVYNTLQELAENKKAIENRKISTLIHNQDVKNRVDVTTEEDAQRNSPFNVRKETQQNVLQLPLFPTTTIGSFPQTKDVRTWRAKFKKGELNAEQYDNLLKQETERTIRWQEEIGIDVLVHGEFERNDMVEYFGEQLAGFAFTQNGWVQSYGSRCVKPPVIFGDVHRPNPMTVYWSEYAQSLTKKWVKGMLTGPVTILQWSFVRDDQPRSLTCKQIALAIRDEVNDLEKAGIRIIQIDEPAIREGLPLRKSDWQNYLKWAVEAFRISASGVEDATQIHTHMCYSEFNDIIQNIADMDADVITIECSRSQMELLNAFADFKYPNEIGPGVYDIHSPRVPSKEEMVKLLKKAQAVIPAQQLWVNPDCGLKTRHWDETEKALIAMVEASREMSKEFALHML is encoded by the coding sequence ATGCAAACACACATCCTTGGCTATCCGCGTATTGGTAGCAACAGAGAACTAAAAAAAGCTTGTGAAAACTATTGGTCCGGAAAAATAGTTTTAGACGAACTATTGGAAGTTGGCAAAACCATTTCCCAAAGCAACTGGAAACTGCAACAGGAAGCAGGAATCGATCTTATTCCTTGCAACGATTTTTCGTATTACGATCAGGTTTTAGATATGACGTTGACAGTTGGAGCAATTCCCGAACGTTATCAGGAAATTGCTTTCAAAAAGTCTGAACTTGACCTTTATTTTGCGATGGCAAGAGGTTTCCAGAAAGACGGTTTGGACATCACCGCGATGGAAATGACGAAATGGTTTGATACCAATTATCACTACATCGTCCCAGAATTTAATAAAAATCAGGAGTTTACATTATTCTCCAATAAAATCATCCAGGAATTCATCAGCGCAAAGCAGGCAGGAATCAACGCCAAGCCTGTCATCATCGGTTTGTTGACGTATTTGTTGTTGGGAAAGGAAAAAGAAGAAGGTTTTGACAAGTTAGATTTAGCCCAAAACCTAGTTCAAGTTTATATTCAAATCTTAAAAGAATTAGAAAATCATGGTGCAGAATATATTCAGTTTGATGAGCCGTTTTTAGCATTAGATTTAAATGAAAAAGCAAAAGAAACGTATCAATTGATCTACGCTGAAATCAGAAAACAGTTTCCAAATCTAAAATTCATTGTTGCCACCTATTTTGATGGATTAAAAGACAATCTCTCATTGGTGACTTCCCTTCCAATCGATGTTTTACATATTGATCTTATTCGTTCACCTGAACAATTGGATGAAGTTTTACAAACCATTCCAAACACTTTAAGTCTTTCTTTGGGAATCGTAGACGGAAGAAATATCTGGAAAAATGATTTCAGCCAATCACTACATTTCATTAAAAAAGCTGTTGAGAAAATTGGTTCTGAAAGAGTTTTTATTGCTCCTTCTTGTTCATTGCTCCACTCTCCTTTCGATCTTGATTCAGAGAAAAATGAAGATATTTTATCTCCCGAAATCAAACAATGGATGGCTTTCGCAAAACAAAAAGTACATGAAATTGTTACGTTAAAAAAACTGGCTTCAGAAAATCCGGTTTACAATACTTTACAGGAATTAGCTGAAAATAAAAAGGCAATTGAAAACCGTAAAATATCAACCTTAATTCACAATCAGGACGTGAAAAACCGTGTTGATGTGACGACTGAAGAAGATGCGCAGAGAAATTCTCCGTTCAATGTAAGAAAAGAAACACAGCAAAATGTGTTGCAACTTCCTTTATTTCCTACAACAACGATCGGTTCGTTTCCGCAGACAAAAGACGTGAGAACCTGGCGTGCAAAATTCAAAAAAGGAGAATTAAATGCCGAACAATACGACAATTTACTGAAACAGGAAACCGAAAGAACCATCCGTTGGCAGGAAGAAATCGGGATCGATGTATTGGTTCACGGAGAATTTGAGCGAAACGATATGGTGGAATATTTCGGGGAACAATTGGCAGGATTTGCGTTTACTCAAAACGGTTGGGTTCAAAGTTACGGAAGCCGTTGCGTGAAACCACCTGTGATTTTTGGAGATGTTCACAGACCGAATCCAATGACGGTTTATTGGTCGGAATATGCGCAATCTTTAACAAAAAAATGGGTAAAAGGAATGTTGACGGGACCTGTAACGATTCTTCAATGGTCTTTTGTGCGTGACGACCAGCCTCGTTCGTTGACTTGCAAACAGATTGCATTAGCGATTCGTGATGAGGTGAATGATTTGGAAAAAGCGGGAATCAGAATCATCCAAATTGATGAACCGGCGATTCGTGAAGGTCTTCCGTTGAGAAAATCTGACTGGCAGAATTATCTGAAATGGGCGGTTGAAGCCTTTAGAATCTCGGCAAGCGGTGTGGAAGATGCGACACAGATTCATACGCATATGTGTTATTCTGAATTTAATGACATCATCCAAAATATAGCCGATATGGACGCCGATGTGATTACGATTGAGTGCTCCAGAAGTCAGATGGAACTGTTGAATGCTTTTGCAGATTTCAAATATCCGAATGAGATTGGTCCAGGAGTTTATGATATTCACTCACCGAGAGTTCCGTCAAAAGAGGAAATGGTAAAACTGCTGAAAAAAGCACAAGCCGTAATTCCTGCACAGCAACTTTGGGTAAATCCTGACTGTGGTTTGAAAACCCGTCATTGGGATGAAACGGAGAAAGCGCTGATTGCAATGGTGGAAGCTTCGAGGGAGATGAGTAAGGAATTTGCTTTGCATATGCTTTAA